One Halorussus salinus genomic region harbors:
- a CDS encoding phospholipase D-like domain-containing protein: MKLLYHDFDGNGGVSPFNDTLEELSNAESLAIASPYITLSILRELIDSCESWRLITDVQEWMRTQSADQRDSTIEFIKKNRESIHDCRNLHAKLVVGDATAFIGSANLTDAGLSRNAEIGVRLDDESETAELQQWFEQLWSHTELTDFSELQTYADDVQSTTDYPTVSMTNTGPSINNSLPFSKPSSTPVEDTQHEDLVEAVEHTPSKEWIEAYFDWISKLIDFTGLDEGDERIATTVPTSRKIAVNVNQRYVLTAYLDQAQIGLMLPGDSIAVTELSEYISDFGQFSTPSDTDPYWFEFPTPLDVHITNTIEEDWQRAVQTEMSRAERSSHRNSHNPAVYRTAVNREYRKKVLSKSFQ, translated from the coding sequence ATGAAATTATTGTACCACGATTTTGATGGCAATGGTGGTGTTTCTCCCTTCAATGACACTCTTGAAGAATTATCTAACGCCGAATCACTGGCTATTGCATCCCCTTATATCACACTGAGTATTCTTCGCGAACTCATCGACTCTTGCGAGTCTTGGCGGCTCATCACCGATGTGCAAGAATGGATGCGAACGCAGTCTGCCGACCAACGAGATAGCACTATTGAATTTATCAAGAAGAATAGAGAGTCAATCCATGACTGTCGAAACCTACACGCGAAGCTGGTGGTGGGTGATGCTACTGCGTTTATTGGTTCTGCTAATCTGACGGACGCTGGCCTCAGTAGGAATGCTGAGATTGGCGTTCGTTTAGATGATGAGTCTGAAACAGCGGAACTTCAACAGTGGTTTGAGCAGCTCTGGTCTCACACCGAACTAACTGATTTTTCGGAGCTACAGACGTATGCCGATGACGTACAGTCTACAACGGACTACCCAACAGTATCTATGACCAACACCGGGCCATCAATCAACAACTCACTTCCATTCTCGAAGCCGTCATCAACTCCTGTTGAGGACACCCAACACGAAGATCTCGTGGAAGCTGTTGAACACACGCCCTCTAAAGAGTGGATAGAAGCCTATTTTGATTGGATTAGCAAGCTGATTGATTTCACAGGACTGGACGAGGGTGACGAGCGCATTGCAACTACAGTTCCAACTTCCCGAAAGATTGCAGTGAACGTGAACCAACGATACGTCCTAACGGCGTATCTCGATCAAGCCCAGATTGGTTTGATGCTACCGGGTGATAGTATCGCGGTCACAGAACTATCTGAATATATCAGTGATTTTGGACAGTTTTCAACGCCATCAGATACCGACCCTTATTGGTTTGAGTTCCCGACTCCACTTGACGTACACATTACTAATACAATCGAAGAAGATTGGCAGAGGGCAGTTCAAACAGAAATGAGCCGTGCAGAGCGGTCATCACACCGTAATTCGCATAACCCCGCGGTATACCGTACTGCTGTTAATCGTGAATACCGAAAAAAGGTATTGTCCAAGTCATTTCAGTAA
- a CDS encoding type IV secretory system conjugative DNA transfer family protein, with product MIDFSTILQDDDTPEENATEQSEESPEVPLSDDQLADVFDEVANDADRRDLTPGQIADLETALDEVEQYIPRTDDRHLLNTSRSPEDGQAEQIARLREFAARIRTSTIHDTNHLLEIQNAVADIEQVLDSEEGNEWPYAFEELKVEEFKGKNVIANGVRYDAIDEDEDDEDADGAVTIGGYDPAVSGVFDDPPQLDIDVEDLQEEGGIEKQLNGESEAYAGPRAREMIETSRENPEQPLWIGEGTRNGRDAGIEKDILFRHQGIFGVTGYGKSTLIKNEFQQLVNAGYGACFIDPKGDDSEELMEIIPEHRTDDVIWIEPGSSREYVSGFNFLELGLDPDDPAYETAAENLVDDLVSMFGSGDYARMKRVSQSLIRAMNRSEHDFNIIDMYYILADQESRQHFADLMAEEGIDFVDVYLQEIADMDDEKLEPLLGRLQQWVENPIARRLIAFRDSDINIPQAIEEDKIIIVRMGSESEELKGMIGMAVLRRIWATVRSRADMAEQERDPFYLFVDEFDNVANEDGTIEKMLSEARSYRLSITFCTQYPSMLPEDVTKAMFVNSDSLISFNPGHIEEAQAIAENLNVDSQTLLGTPNYKVWMQLTLENNELSPAFQVYTFPPYPPVRSREQAMNLVGESLRRYGHRRKTNQEVKDELMYQFGTGVLERQGVAGNETTTGSIAPESDGGASIDERDTLFRSVYAVQIKQDAKGEFVPVDAVKDEWERRAGDLGYQSQVANIIEQVPEKLLERERHEDGLNLRVTPDGLEEAGLTQDTGSSGSGGGNDHRWVLTKAYESFTKLGMHCTLPTQEGDEQPDGVADLPPALDPNPRTGDTYQDQRERERRLREEEPHLWELTKGQHVSIEAETTTMDKPKQTLHNLRKAVEAGRLCVFALKEGSDRGDIAYWARRGEQIIYGENPDGTLDYSELTFVSDVDARDNRTFFNTAAFLSVEGETAVRPKTDAEQEGRTRAATWQERDGGVVLEDHEGEVQAELSSVEAVDNPEKADVAAYYEEDDGEYVVRSGSEKYTYGSRDEMKAEWAFIYRPFIPEVEFDRLPELEDFEFVIFPNDDNDQYDEPVMYERGDLRPLFPDDFDADILGDGDADWENPASDERDDRRGQQENAERDDLVDIECSECGEAGGDNWEDDPRTGNLQCVSCGYMPRASVRDRLRAAMNTPSEDVPSATPDAAEAEGGEGGREDADESETTSETADRPEVECCESPSLAAQKDGETQTGWVCSSCFTEFSPDGEPIQSTDDEEGHEAPVEPLEKEGEKEAESESSDDVDEVLKEWT from the coding sequence ATGATCGACTTCTCCACGATACTGCAAGACGACGACACTCCCGAGGAAAACGCCACAGAACAGTCCGAGGAGTCTCCGGAGGTCCCGCTCAGTGATGACCAGCTGGCGGACGTGTTCGACGAGGTGGCGAACGACGCCGACCGCCGCGACCTCACTCCCGGCCAGATAGCCGACCTCGAAACGGCGCTGGATGAGGTTGAACAGTACATTCCCCGGACTGACGACCGGCATCTATTGAACACGAGTCGGTCGCCGGAGGACGGGCAGGCCGAGCAGATTGCTCGGTTACGGGAGTTCGCCGCCCGAATTCGCACCAGTACGATCCACGACACGAACCACCTCTTGGAGATTCAGAACGCGGTTGCCGACATCGAACAAGTGCTGGATAGCGAGGAGGGCAATGAGTGGCCGTACGCGTTCGAGGAACTGAAGGTGGAGGAGTTTAAGGGGAAGAACGTCATCGCGAACGGCGTCCGATATGACGCCATCGACGAGGACGAAGACGACGAAGATGCGGACGGGGCCGTGACGATTGGGGGGTATGACCCTGCGGTTTCCGGTGTATTCGACGACCCACCACAGCTCGATATCGACGTAGAAGACCTCCAAGAGGAAGGCGGAATTGAAAAGCAACTGAACGGAGAGAGTGAAGCCTATGCAGGGCCGCGGGCCCGTGAGATGATTGAAACGTCACGCGAGAATCCCGAGCAACCACTCTGGATTGGGGAAGGGACGCGGAACGGCCGGGATGCAGGTATCGAGAAGGACATCCTATTCCGCCATCAGGGTATCTTCGGCGTCACAGGATATGGGAAATCGACGCTGATCAAGAACGAATTCCAGCAGCTGGTTAACGCGGGCTATGGGGCGTGTTTCATTGACCCGAAGGGCGACGACAGCGAGGAGTTGATGGAGATCATCCCCGAGCATCGGACGGACGACGTAATCTGGATCGAACCGGGCTCCTCACGGGAGTACGTCTCGGGATTCAATTTTCTGGAACTCGGTCTGGACCCCGACGACCCGGCATACGAGACAGCGGCAGAGAACTTGGTGGACGACCTCGTGTCGATGTTCGGATCCGGCGATTACGCCCGGATGAAGCGTGTCTCACAGTCACTCATCCGGGCGATGAATCGGTCAGAACACGATTTCAACATCATCGACATGTACTACATCCTCGCAGACCAAGAGAGCCGCCAGCACTTCGCGGACCTCATGGCCGAGGAAGGGATCGATTTCGTCGACGTATATCTTCAAGAGATCGCGGACATGGACGACGAAAAGCTGGAACCCTTGTTGGGGCGGCTTCAGCAGTGGGTCGAGAACCCGATTGCCCGGCGACTGATTGCGTTCCGCGACTCCGATATCAACATCCCGCAGGCTATCGAAGAAGACAAAATCATTATCGTGCGGATGGGGTCGGAGTCCGAGGAATTGAAGGGCATGATCGGGATGGCGGTCTTGCGACGGATCTGGGCGACGGTTCGCTCTCGAGCCGACATGGCCGAGCAGGAGCGTGACCCCTTCTACCTGTTCGTGGACGAGTTCGACAACGTTGCTAACGAAGACGGGACTATCGAGAAGATGCTGTCAGAGGCACGGTCCTACCGGCTCTCAATTACGTTCTGTACCCAGTATCCGTCGATGCTTCCCGAGGATGTAACCAAGGCGATGTTCGTGAACTCGGACTCGCTGATCTCGTTCAACCCCGGTCACATCGAGGAAGCGCAAGCAATCGCCGAAAACCTCAACGTGGATTCACAGACCCTACTCGGCACGCCGAATTATAAGGTCTGGATGCAGCTCACGCTGGAGAACAACGAACTCTCTCCGGCGTTCCAAGTCTACACGTTCCCGCCGTACCCTCCGGTTCGATCCCGAGAGCAGGCGATGAATCTCGTCGGAGAATCACTCCGGCGGTACGGCCACCGCCGGAAGACCAACCAAGAGGTGAAAGACGAGTTGATGTACCAGTTCGGGACCGGGGTTCTCGAACGGCAGGGGGTTGCGGGCAACGAGACGACGACCGGCAGTATTGCGCCTGAATCGGACGGTGGCGCTTCGATTGACGAGCGAGATACGTTATTCCGGTCGGTGTACGCGGTCCAAATCAAGCAGGACGCGAAAGGCGAGTTCGTGCCGGTGGACGCAGTGAAAGACGAGTGGGAGCGTCGGGCGGGCGACCTCGGCTACCAGAGTCAGGTTGCGAACATCATCGAACAGGTGCCCGAAAAACTGCTTGAACGCGAGCGCCACGAGGACGGCCTGAATCTCCGCGTAACCCCGGATGGTCTTGAGGAGGCCGGACTCACGCAGGATACCGGGAGCAGCGGGAGTGGCGGTGGGAACGACCACCGCTGGGTACTCACGAAGGCGTACGAGTCGTTCACGAAACTCGGAATGCACTGTACCCTGCCAACGCAGGAGGGCGACGAACAGCCCGACGGAGTCGCTGACTTGCCGCCAGCACTGGACCCGAACCCACGCACAGGCGACACGTATCAGGACCAGCGCGAGCGCGAACGCCGACTACGCGAGGAAGAACCCCATCTGTGGGAGTTGACGAAAGGCCAGCACGTTTCTATCGAGGCCGAAACCACCACGATGGACAAGCCCAAGCAGACGCTTCATAACCTCCGGAAGGCTGTCGAAGCGGGCCGTCTGTGCGTGTTCGCCCTGAAGGAAGGGAGCGACAGGGGCGATATCGCGTACTGGGCGCGCCGCGGTGAACAGATCATCTACGGTGAGAATCCCGATGGCACGCTCGACTACAGCGAGCTGACCTTCGTCTCGGATGTCGATGCCCGCGACAATCGGACGTTCTTCAACACTGCTGCCTTTCTCTCGGTCGAGGGTGAGACGGCGGTCCGGCCGAAGACTGACGCCGAACAGGAGGGCCGGACGCGGGCCGCGACGTGGCAAGAGCGCGACGGCGGGGTCGTCCTCGAAGACCACGAGGGAGAAGTACAGGCCGAACTCTCGTCGGTCGAAGCCGTTGATAACCCGGAAAAGGCGGACGTGGCGGCCTACTACGAGGAGGATGACGGTGAGTACGTCGTGCGTTCCGGGAGTGAGAAGTACACGTATGGGTCTCGCGACGAGATGAAGGCGGAGTGGGCGTTCATCTACCGGCCGTTCATCCCCGAAGTCGAGTTCGACCGGCTGCCCGAACTGGAGGACTTCGAGTTCGTAATCTTCCCGAACGACGACAACGACCAGTACGATGAACCCGTGATGTACGAGCGGGGCGACCTTCGACCGCTGTTCCCCGATGATTTCGACGCCGACATTCTCGGGGATGGAGATGCTGATTGGGAGAATCCGGCCTCGGACGAGCGTGACGACCGACGTGGCCAACAGGAAAACGCCGAACGAGACGACCTCGTGGATATCGAGTGTTCGGAGTGCGGCGAAGCGGGCGGGGACAACTGGGAAGACGATCCGAGGACCGGGAATCTCCAGTGCGTCTCCTGCGGGTATATGCCGCGGGCTTCGGTCCGGGACCGCCTTCGAGCCGCGATGAACACCCCCTCGGAGGATGTACCCTCGGCGACCCCCGACGCCGCCGAAGCCGAAGGTGGCGAAGGCGGTCGAGAGGATGCGGACGAGAGTGAGACGACCAGCGAGACGGCTGATCGGCCCGAGGTTGAGTGTTGTGAGTCACCGTCGTTGGCCGCCCAGAAAGACGGCGAGACTCAGACGGGCTGGGTCTGTAGTTCGTGCTTTACGGAGTTCTCGCCAGATGGAGAGCCGATTCAATCGACCGATGATGAAGAGGGACATGAGGCTCCCGTTGAGCCGCTGGAGAAAGAGGGGGAAAAAGAAGCGGAGAGTGAGTCGTCGGACGACGTGGACGAAGTGCTGAAAGAGTGGACGTAG